The Nitrospiraceae bacterium sequence AGTTTAGGTGATCCGATCACACCATGTACCATGGTGCTCATTCCTGTCGCGTTACAAGTCATGGGGATGGCCTATGGGATACTGGTTATGGGGATCATGGCTTGGGTAGTGTGGTGACCCACCCGGTTGTGCACGGGGGGCGGGTTTATCAAATTGCAAAAGCGCTTGGCCGGCCGGTGGACTCCTTTTTGGATTTCAGTGCCAGTATTAATCCGTTTGGTCCACCCTCCTCAGTGTTGGAGGCGATGCAGCAAGCCTTACCTTCCTGCGGACATTATCCCGATCCATCGGCTGAAGATTTGCGCATGCGCCTGGCCAAAGAGCATGGAATCTCATCGGACTCGATTGTGTTGGGTAACGGGTCGTCTGAATTGATTCGGATCTTACCTTTGGCTCTGTCTCTTTGCCAGGGATATGTCGCTGGTCCTACGTTCATGGAGTATGAGGCGTCTCTTGATATAGCGGGTGCGCGCTGTACGTATGTCCTGGCTACGTCCGGGGACAAGTATGTTCCTCCCCTGAAACAGCTTTCGCTTCTGGTGGACCGTATCCGCTGCGCCGGTTCTCAGAAGAAAGCGTTCAGAAACGAAGAATCATCTGCGGCTGTATTTGTTTGTAATCCGAACAGTCCGACAGGAAGAGCGGTGACGGCACGATCTCTTCGAACGCTCTATCGGCAAATTGAACAAGCCGGGCTTTGGATGGTGGTTGACGAGGCCTTCATTGATTTTTGCCCCTCCCATTCCCTCATCAAAGAAATTCCGAACGCCAGACGATTGCTTATCCTCAGAAGTTTTACGAAATTTTATGGTATGCCCGGAATTCGTCTCGGGTACTTGGTGGGGGCGCCGGAGACGGTTAACACAATCCGTCGGCTGCTTCCTCCCTGGTCGGTCAGCCATTTTGCGCAAGAGGCCGGTGTCGCGGCGTTAAATGACGTCAAGTTTCGACAGCGAAGTGTGAAGTATATGCAACAGGAACGACAACGATTTATGACGGCGTTACGTGAAGTCCCTGGACTGCGGATTATTCCGGCATCCGCGAATTTTGTGATGGTGGAGTTGCCTTCAAAATGTGTAACAGTCAGTCTTGTTTCACGGCTGACACAACAGGGAATTCTCGTCCGTGATTGTCGGACCTTTTCCGGAATACATCAGCCGTCACTTCGCCTTGCCATTCGCTACCCACGTGATAATAATAAGGTAATCCAGGCCTTAAAAGAGGCATTACGGGACAACTGCAATCAGGAACCGGCAGATGGAGAATTGGCTGAATAAGCCTGATTGTTCCAACAGGGGGATGTTGCAGGGAAAAGCTAAGCGCAGGAGGCACAATAGAATCATGTGTGCTATAACACCTACAGGATACCGGTCGTCACATGATCGGGTGTCTCTGGATGCGGAATAATACATTTTCGTTAAATAGGAATTTTTACAAAGACCACCATGGATAACAGGCATGTCGAATCAATTTAAAAAGATCATCGGGTATCTTCTCGTTGTTTTCCTGGTCATCGGATTTTTTGTGCTGTATCGCTATGTCCAGCCGACAGGGTATCACCTTCCAGATGACCCGCTTGCGTTGGAGGCGTTGGAATTGGTCAAAAATCACCGATCCCGGCAAGGTTATACGCTGGACGAAGCGGTTCAATTAATGGTGGATGATTTGAAAACCAAAGGCATTCCGTTTCATGAAGGAGATTGGCAGGTGGCCGCACAGGGCGAAGATAAATATATGGTACGTAAAATTGTGCGGGAGAAGGGTTCCATGGAGTGGATCGAGCGGGAATATGCCTGGAGAGTGGATAGCAAGGAAAAGTCGATTCGTGTAATCTCGTTAGCCGCCCAACAATTAATGCCGTTTGAGAATTTGCCGCCACTTCCCCATGGCGATCAAATTTCATCCCTTCCAGGCATGATGCTGAAATTACCTGTTCTGAGCGCACTCGAAGAAGAGTCTGCTAAGGACGTTCTTCTCATGTAAAGAGCTTTCTGGGTCTACCTGGATGTCTCGGAGTTGCTGCGTGTGTTGTAGTGATTAGTCAGGGAAAGTGCTTGGTAGGAAGGGAATTTTAAAATTCCAGAGTTTGTAGGATTTTATAATTGCCTATTCTCAGTTGTTGGTGGGGCGACGTGAATGACGCCATCAACCACCTGTACTTCATAACACGGCACGTTCCAGCTCGGGCTCGGGTTTTTTTGGCAAACCCCGGTTTTGATATCAAATTTCCATCCGTGCCAGGGGCATTCGACGAAGTTGCCCTCTACAAATCCTTCTCCCAGTGGCCCTCCGGCATGTGGACAGGTATTATCCAGGGCATAAACCACTCCTTCGACATTAAATAAGGCAATGCCGTGATCCTGGAGCTCAATGCTTTGACAAGTGCCTGGAGGGAGATCTTGAATCTTGGCAACTGGATGAAAGTTCAAGGGCATGGTCATCTCTAAGCGGCAAAAACCCCTAATATATCAACTTCTTCATGCCACAACAAGAGCCAAATGGTCTCTCTTGATTCTCTGGATTCGTCGGTGATATAGGAACAGGGTTTCCTCCAACCTGGCGAGGTCTCTAGAGTACGTTTGTATGGAAATGACTCTCCTACTCAATGCTACCTACGAGCCATTGCGAGTTGTGCACTGGCAAAAAGCCATCAATTTGTTATGGCAAGGAAAAGTCGAAGTCCTTGAATTTTATGATCGGGATATTCGAGGGGTGTCCATTTCCTTTAAATTGCCTTCCGTGATGCGTCTTCTCAACATGGTCAAGCTTCGTTCGAATCATCATGCGGTGAAATTTTCTCGTATTAATATTTTTACCCGTGACGGGTACACCTGCCAATATTGCTATACACGGTTTCGCACCGAAGAATTGACGTTTGATCATGTGGTGCCAATTGCCAAAGGTGGGAAGAAAACATGGGAAAACATTGTGACGGCGTGTTGGCGATGTAATAACCGGAAAAGCGGGCGTGTTCCCCATGAGGCAGGCATGAAATTACTTAAGGAACCCGTCAAGCCAAAGTGGACTCCACGGCTGACCCTCATGATCGGCATCCGCCACGCCCCGGAAAGTTGGCGGGATTACTTATACTGGAATGTGGAATTGGATGCGGATTCCTAAATCCTCCTTCTCTCCTGGGTCCTGATGGTTGTCAGCGGGGCTACATTTTCCTGGTTTCCGGTGATGGACTGCCTACATCGGAATTCCATGCTCTCATAAGAAGCGAATCCGACGCCTTTCTCGGGCCCGAGCAGGAATGGTGGGCAATGAGACGGGGCATCACTACGCTGTCTTTTTTTCCCCGATTCCCTGAAATGCTTATCCATGACCCGAATAGGCAGAACGCACAGGATTTATCTGCCAATCCGGGTCGAACGATTGAGAAATTACGCGTTTGCGCTAGGATACTTCGATGAGAGGAATCGGTGCCCGCTCGGCTTGTTTCCGTAGGCCACAATTGATACACCAGAAAACCAGAAGAGACATTCCTGATTCCATGTCGACTTCTCGATCGAGCAACATCGTTCCTTGGCATTTTTCACAGCGATACATAGATGAATCTCCTGTGGTTCTACCGGTCAGGCTACAGGAGTCGTCAGAATCAACAGGGAAGAAAGCTTACAGGCATTTGGCCGAGAAAATGAATGAGGACCAAAAAAAATGAATACAGCCTTGAGCACTGATTCTTCAGACGCGCTGACTCGGAGTGTGAATAAAAAATTGCATGGTCCTGAATGAAGGAATCCTAAAAAAGAGGGGCAATCTACCATAGGCAAAAAGGTAAAAGCTATGGAATTTAAGTGGGTAAATGAGAATAGATAAGACATCGTCCAGGTTTTAACTTAGTGAGGGAATGGAGTGAAGATTTGAGCTTCATCTGGCGGTTGATCCGGAAGGGTCTGGTAAGAGACCAAAGTCTGATTCTCACGAAAGTGATTTTGATGATGATTCGAAACCAACACTGGTACGGGAGGTTATGAGTTTGGATCTTCAGCCGGATTTTCAGCCCCCTGTTCCCGCAGAGCCCGAATGGGTTTCCTGGACTGATGAACAATTGTTGAATCTCCGGTTGTCCGATTTGAAGCTTCGCATTTCCGGAACCGAATTGGGTCAATGCGTTCGTCAGTTATACCGCGAATTGAAAGATCACGGGTTAGTGTTTCGCCCCCATGTCTGGTTGTCGGACGATTGGTATTCGCCTGATGGCACGCCGGGTCTTGCCGTGCCGTTCTATATGGGGCATCCGCGGTTAGCGAAGCTGGAACTTAATCAAATGTTGGAAGTGGAGGGCGGGACCCCGGAATGGTGTATGCGGATTCTTCGACACGAAACGGGCCATGCGATTGAGAATGCCTACCGCTTACGGCGGCGGCGCAGCCGGCAACAAATGTTCGGGCATACTTCGGTTCCGTATCCCGATTGTTATTTGCCAAAGCCCTATAGTAAAAGCTTTGTGTTGCATCTTGATATGTGGTATGCCCAGAGTCATCCGGACGAGGATTTTGCCGAAACCTTTGCCGTCTGGCTTACCCCGCACTCCCATTGGCGTGAA is a genomic window containing:
- a CDS encoding threonine-phosphate decarboxylase, producing the protein MYHGAHSCRVTSHGDGLWDTGYGDHGLGSVVTHPVVHGGRVYQIAKALGRPVDSFLDFSASINPFGPPSSVLEAMQQALPSCGHYPDPSAEDLRMRLAKEHGISSDSIVLGNGSSELIRILPLALSLCQGYVAGPTFMEYEASLDIAGARCTYVLATSGDKYVPPLKQLSLLVDRIRCAGSQKKAFRNEESSAAVFVCNPNSPTGRAVTARSLRTLYRQIEQAGLWMVVDEAFIDFCPSHSLIKEIPNARRLLILRSFTKFYGMPGIRLGYLVGAPETVNTIRRLLPPWSVSHFAQEAGVAALNDVKFRQRSVKYMQQERQRFMTALREVPGLRIIPASANFVMVELPSKCVTVSLVSRLTQQGILVRDCRTFSGIHQPSLRLAIRYPRDNNKVIQALKEALRDNCNQEPADGELAE
- a CDS encoding non-heme iron oxygenase ferredoxin subunit; translation: MPLNFHPVAKIQDLPPGTCQSIELQDHGIALFNVEGVVYALDNTCPHAGGPLGEGFVEGNFVECPWHGWKFDIKTGVCQKNPSPSWNVPCYEVQVVDGVIHVAPPTTENRQL
- a CDS encoding HNH endonuclease, whose protein sequence is MTLLLNATYEPLRVVHWQKAINLLWQGKVEVLEFYDRDIRGVSISFKLPSVMRLLNMVKLRSNHHAVKFSRINIFTRDGYTCQYCYTRFRTEELTFDHVVPIAKGGKKTWENIVTACWRCNNRKSGRVPHEAGMKLLKEPVKPKWTPRLTLMIGIRHAPESWRDYLYWNVELDADS